The Alkalibacter rhizosphaerae genomic sequence CCTGGGGACATGATCAAATCAGAGAACATGTTGTGTGACGAATTCGATGTAAGCAGGATGACGGTCCGAAAATCTCTTACTGTTCTGGCCAGCGAAGGCTACATTTATTCTGTTCCTGGAAAGGGCAATTTTGTCAACGAACCCAATCAGGACAAATACATTCTATATTTCAATGAGATGACCAGCCTGGAAGGCAGCGTGGAAGACACCCAGTTGCTTGATGTCAACATCATCAAACCCACCATGGAGATCATCTTTCATTTGCAGATCCCGGAAAACAAAAGGGTGGTGCTGATCCGAAGGGTATTTCTAAGCGATGACAATCCGGTGGCCTACGACGTGAAGTACATTCCGTATTATCGAGGGATGCCCATCGTTGAAAAGGAAATACACTACGCAACATTTCCAGAGATCGTGGCAAAAAAGAAATCTCTTTTTGCCATCCATAAAGAATTAAAAATAAAAGTGCAAAAGCCTGATGAAGAAATTCAGGACATCTTGAACATTGATGTGACAGAACCGGTCATGGCCATCGAACAGCGGCTTTTGGATGAAGGCAACCGACCCATAGGGTGGGGTGTGACCTTCTTCAAGGGGGATTTTTTCCATCTGCAGGCCGTATCCACTTTTGTCGATCAAGGCAACAGTATTTATTGAATTTTTTCCATTTATTGACGTGAACGATTGTCAAAAAAACAGCGATGTGTTACAATAATATCATAACTTGTATATACATGTGAGGGAAAGACATGGCAAATTTGATCATAGCTTGTGATACATTAAAATATGAAGTATTGTTGGCCCAGGCAAGGACCGGAAATAAAGATCCGATCCACTGGGTGGACGGCATGCTGCACATGGACCCGGATCGATTGCGAAGCGAGTTGCAAAATCTGCTAGATCAAGACGGCTCATGGGATCATGTCTTATTTGCCTACGGCAATTGTGGAAATGGACTTGTGGGATTGCATTCAAAGAAATATACCGTCGTAGTCCCAAAAACGGCAGATTGCATATCCATGCTTTTGCATAAACGGGAAGAAACCATTACCCGAGACACTTATTTTTTGACAAAGGGTTGGATCGAACTGGAAAAAAATATCATCAAAGAATACACCCACTGTCTGGAGAAATACGGGGAAGAAAAGACCCGGCAAATTTTCCAAGTGATGCTGCATAATTACAATCACTTGATATTGATCGATTCCGGCGCTTATGACATTGAAGAGTATATGGATGTGTCGGAAGAACTTGCTCGAAAGATCCGTCTGGATTTCAGTGTCAAACAAGGTGGAGTCGGATTTTTGGAGAAATTGTTTTCAGAAAACTGGGATGATGAGTTTTGTGTGGTGGAGAAGGGCAAGTCCATCGGAATGGACGATTTTGGATTGTCTGGATTTACTCAAATCAACACGGTGCCGGACTTCATGTAGTAAAAGCACTTTCCGAAAGTAAGGGGGGGCTTTTATTTTTTTTTGTACAAATTGTAGAAACCATGTAAAATTATCGTTTTATGTTGCTTTATTCCAAGAAATTCAGTACAATATATTTTGATAGTCAAAGTATTTGGAGGAGTCCTATGAATGAAGTGAAAAACATTTTAAACGATACCCTGGTGCTGTTGTTCAACCTGGTCCTAAAAACCGAAGAAAAATTCCTGCATCAAGTCGGGTGCAAGGATCTGTCCATCAATGAGATCCACGTGATCGAGGCCATTGGCAAGAATGAGAATCCCACCATGGGACCTGTAGCAGCGGAACTGAGTGTTACTTTGAGGACATTGACCACCTCGGTCAACAACCTGGAAAAAAAAGAATACGTATTGCGAAAAAGAGGCGTCAAGGATCGACGGATGGTATTTTTGTCGTTGACGGAAAAAGGCCAGAAGATCTATGATCTTCACCGGGAATTTCACGACGACATGATCAATCAAATCGTCAACAATTTGAATAAAAGCGAAGAACAAGCATTGATGAAAGGGTTGAGTAATTTGATCGACTATTTCATGACAAATTATAAATAAGGGGTGTGAGCATGGCTGTACGTTTGATAACAGATAGCGCCAGCGATTTGCCATTGGCGTTGGAAAAAGAATTTCAGGCAAAGATCGTACCATTGACGGTGAATTTTGGAGAAAATGAGCATTACAAAGACCGCTTCGAGATCACATCGGAAGAATTTTTCAAAAAACTGGCTGACGGTGACGTAACTCCCTTTACCTCCCAGGTAAACCCGGGGGAATTTGAAGTCGTATTCAAAGAAGTGCTGGAGAATGGTGATGACATCGTGGGTGTGTTTTTATCAGCAGAATTGAGCGGTACCTACAATTCGGCGGTTTTGGCAAGAGAAAGCCTGTCAGAGTACAGGGACCGGATCCACCTGGTCGATTCCGAATCCGTCAGTTTGGGACTTTCTTTATTGATAAAGAATGCAGGACGATTGGTCCAAAAAGGATTGAATGCAAAAGAAGTGGCAGTCCGTTTGGAAAATATGAAAAGAAAAATGGAAACGATCATCGTGGTGGATACCCTGGAGTATTTGCGCAAAGGGGGAAGACTCTCTGCCGGAGCTGCATTTATAGGCAGCGTATTGAACCTGAAGCCTATTTTGACCATCAAAGACGGAAAACTTGTAGCAAAGGACAAGGTTCGCGGTCGGAAAAAAGCCATTAAATGGATCAAGGACTGGATCGACGAGAACAAATTTGTACTTGCAGACAAGACCGTGTTTTTGGTCCATGCAGCAGCAGCGGAGTATATGGAGGAACTGAAAATAGCCATTGAAAGTACATATCAACCGAAAGAGATCCTTTTCACACAGGTCGGAGGTGTGGTGGGGACCCACTCGGGCCCCGGCGCCATCGGTATATGTTTCATCAACGATTGAGAAAGGCGACGATATCCTCGTATACCCGTTCCCGTCCGACTTCATTGAGGATCTCATGACGATATCCCGGATAGAGGATGGAAGCGCAATTCTCAGCCTCGTTATCGCCGCTGCAAAAGAAATCGGTCAGCCAGGCGATATCCTTACCCATGTTTCCAACAGGATCTTCACTTCCCGACAGGAAGAGGAGGTCCTGTTTCTTTTTCATTCGAGCCATGTTGACGAGATCGTTGCAATGGATCAATCCTTCCACCAGATCCAGATAAAATTGGCTGGAACAAACGAAACCGCACAGTGGATCCTCCATGTATTCATCCACGATCCTTTCATCCCGGCTCAACCAGTCAAATGGTGTACGGGGATCGGGAACGGACTTGGCATAGGCGCCAAAAACCAGTTTGTCCATGAAGGGAGAAGGAGCCCAGGGTTTTTTTACAGAGCGAAGGGTTTTTGCCAGCAATCGGGCGCTTTTCATGACCAATGGAGCCAATCCCCGAGATGAACCGGAGAGGATGACTTTGCTTCTTTCCTTGTCGTGGAACTCAATGCAGTAACTGCGCAGCAGCAAAGATCCCATG encodes the following:
- a CDS encoding GntR family transcriptional regulator — its product is MGSPIYLKIVEDIKSKINSGEIKPGDMIKSENMLCDEFDVSRMTVRKSLTVLASEGYIYSVPGKGNFVNEPNQDKYILYFNEMTSLEGSVEDTQLLDVNIIKPTMEIIFHLQIPENKRVVLIRRVFLSDDNPVAYDVKYIPYYRGMPIVEKEIHYATFPEIVAKKKSLFAIHKELKIKVQKPDEEIQDILNIDVTEPVMAIEQRLLDEGNRPIGWGVTFFKGDFFHLQAVSTFVDQGNSIY
- a CDS encoding DUF1638 domain-containing protein, coding for MANLIIACDTLKYEVLLAQARTGNKDPIHWVDGMLHMDPDRLRSELQNLLDQDGSWDHVLFAYGNCGNGLVGLHSKKYTVVVPKTADCISMLLHKREETITRDTYFLTKGWIELEKNIIKEYTHCLEKYGEEKTRQIFQVMLHNYNHLILIDSGAYDIEEYMDVSEELARKIRLDFSVKQGGVGFLEKLFSENWDDEFCVVEKGKSIGMDDFGLSGFTQINTVPDFM
- a CDS encoding MarR family winged helix-turn-helix transcriptional regulator; the protein is MNEVKNILNDTLVLLFNLVLKTEEKFLHQVGCKDLSINEIHVIEAIGKNENPTMGPVAAELSVTLRTLTTSVNNLEKKEYVLRKRGVKDRRMVFLSLTEKGQKIYDLHREFHDDMINQIVNNLNKSEEQALMKGLSNLIDYFMTNYK
- a CDS encoding DegV family protein, encoding MAVRLITDSASDLPLALEKEFQAKIVPLTVNFGENEHYKDRFEITSEEFFKKLADGDVTPFTSQVNPGEFEVVFKEVLENGDDIVGVFLSAELSGTYNSAVLARESLSEYRDRIHLVDSESVSLGLSLLIKNAGRLVQKGLNAKEVAVRLENMKRKMETIIVVDTLEYLRKGGRLSAGAAFIGSVLNLKPILTIKDGKLVAKDKVRGRKKAIKWIKDWIDENKFVLADKTVFLVHAAAAEYMEELKIAIESTYQPKEILFTQVGGVVGTHSGPGAIGICFIND
- a CDS encoding alpha/beta hydrolase; this translates as MMRSGGSFTTADQQQIFWYKWMSQTTNAKPLLIVHGMAEHASRYDHFATYLNEQGFHVYAMDLRGHGQSVQNGRLGHFADREGWFAVVQDISTFIDMITSEHDRPPILLGHSMGSLLLRSYCIEFHDKERSKVILSGSSRGLAPLVMKSARLLAKTLRSVKKPWAPSPFMDKLVFGAYAKSVPDPRTPFDWLSRDERIVDEYMEDPLCGFVCSSQFYLDLVEGLIHCNDLVNMARMKKKQDLLFLSGSEDPVGNMGKDIAWLTDFFCSGDNEAENCASILYPGYRHEILNEVGRERVYEDIVAFLNR